From Palaemon carinicauda isolate YSFRI2023 chromosome 29, ASM3689809v2, whole genome shotgun sequence, one genomic window encodes:
- the LOC137622656 gene encoding pneumococcal serine-rich repeat protein-like — protein MRIQGVGGHDGIAGDGETDEVRKNASAYCLLELFDTLEDLCIGYWLKDVAAAHSNSAAADSNSATDSSSATAECNSAADSSSAAANSNSATDSSSATAECNSAADSSSAAAHSNSAAADSNSATDSSSATAECNSAADSSSAAANSNSAADHSSSAAAHSNSAAAHSNSAAAHSSSAAAHSSSAAAHSSSAAAHSNSAAAHSSSAAAHSSSTAADSSSAADHNSSAAADSSSAATHSSSAAAHSNSAAAHSSSAAAHISSTAAHSSSAADHSSSAAAYSSSAAAHSNSAAAHSSSTAAHRSSAADHSSSAAADSSSAAAHSSSTADHSSSAADHSSSAADHSNSAAAHSSSAAAHSNSAAAHSSSAADHSSSAAADSSSVAAHSNSAAAHSSSAAAHSSSAAAHTVLQQLTAVLQQLTAVLQQLTAVLQQLTAVLQQLTAVLQQLTAVLQQLTEILQQLTAILQQLTAVLQQLTADHSSSAAADSSSAAAHSSSTADHSSSAADHSSSAADHSSSAADHSSTASAHSSYAAAHSNSAAAHSSSAAAHNNSATAHSSSAAAHSSSTAAVSNSAAAHCNSAAAHCNFAAAHSRSAAAHSSSAAAHSRSAAAHNNSAAAHSNSATAHSSSAAAHSNSTAAVSNSAAAHCNFAAAHSRSAAAHSSSAAAHSNSAAAHNSTSLPCTSRLATISRLYLTAVLQQLTAVLQQITAVLQQITAVLQQITAVLHQVTAVLHQVTAVFCSSSQQFCSSSQQFCSSSQQFCSSSQQFCSSSQQFCNSSQQFCSSSQQFCSSSQQFCSISQQFCSSSQQLLQQLTTILQHLTAVLQQLTAILQQLTEVLQQLTAILRSVQQFCISSHAVLQQLTAILQQITAVLQQLTTILQHLTAVLQLTAVLQQLTAILQQLTAILQQLTAILQQLTEVLQQLTAIM, from the exons gtAAGAAAGAACGCCTCTGCTTACTGTTTGCTGGAATTGTTTGATACCTTAGAAGATTTGTGTATTGGGTATTGGCTTAAAG ATGTTGCAGCAGCTCACAGCAATTCTGCAGCAGCTGACAGCAATTCTGCAACTGACAGCAGTTCTGCAACAGCTGAATGCAATTCTGCAGCTGACAGCAGTTCTGCAGCAGCTAACAGCAATTCTGCAACTGACAGCAGTTCTGCAACAGCTGAATGCAATTCTGCAGCTGACAGCAGTTCTGCAGCAGCTCACAGCAATTCTGCAGCAGCTGACAGCAATTCTGCAACTGACAGCAGTTCTGCAACAGCTGAATGCAATTCTGCAGCTGACAGCAGTTCTGCAGCAGCTAACAGCAATTCTGCAGCAGATCACAGCAGTTCTGCAGCAGCTCACAGCAATTCTGCAGCAGCTCACAGCAATTCTGCAGCAGCTCACAGCAGTTCTGCAGCAGCTCACAGCAGTTCTGCAGCAGCTCACAGCAGTTCTGCAGCAGCTCACAGCAATTCTGCAGCAGCTCACAGCAGTTCTGCAGCAGCTCACAGCAGTTCTACAGCAGCTGACAGCAGTTCTGCAGCAGATCACAACAGTTCTGCAGCAGCTGACAGCAGTTCTGCAGCAACTCACAGCAGTTCTGCAGCAGCTCACAGCAATTCTGCAGCAGCTCACAGCAGTTCTGCAGCAGCTCACATCAGTTCTACAGCAGCTCACAGCAGTTCTGCAGCAGATCACAGCAGTTCTGCAGCAGCTTACAGCAGTTCTGCAGCAGCTCACAGCAATTCTGCAGCAGCTCACAGCAGTTCTACAGCAGCTCACAGGAGTTCTGCAGCAGATCACAGCAGTTCTGCAGCAGCTGACAGCAGTTCTGCAGCAGCTCACAGCAGTTCTACAGCAGATCACAGCAGTTCTGCAGCAGATCACAGCAGTTCTGCAGCAGATCACAGCAATTCTGCAGCAGCTCACAGCAGTTCTGCAGCAGCTCACAGCAATTCTGCAGCAGCTCACAGCAGTTCTGCAGCAGATCACAGCAGTTCTGCAGCAGCTGACAGCAGTTCTGTAGCAGCTCACAGCAATTCTGCAGCAGCTCACAGCAGTTCTGCAGCAGCTCACAGCAGTTCTGCAGCAGCTCACACAGTTCTGCAGCAGCTCACAGCAGTTCTGCAGCAGCTCACAGCAGTTCTGCAGCAGCTCACAGCAGTTCTGCAGCAGCTGACAGCAGTTCTGCAGCAGCTGACAGCAGTTCTGCAGCAGCTCACAGCAGTTCTGCAGCAGCTCACAGAAATTCTGCAGCAGCTCACAGCAATTCTGCAGCAGCTCACAGCAGTTCTACAGCAGCTCACAGCAGATCACAGCAGTTCTGCAGCAGCTGACAGCAGTTCTGCAGCAGCTCACAGCAGTTCTACAGCAGATCACAGCAGTTCAGCAGCAGATCACAGCAGTTCTGCAGCAGATCACAGCAGTTCTGCAGCAGATCACAGCAGTACTGCATCAGCTCACAGCAGTTATGCAGCAGCTCACAGCAATTCTGCAGCAGCTCACAGCAGTTCTGCAGCAGCTCACAACAATTCTGCAACAGCTCACAGCAGTTCTGCAGCAGCTCACAGCAGTTCTACAGCAGCTGTCAGCAATTCTGCAGCAGCTCACTGCAATTCTGCAGCAGCTCACTGCAATTTTGCAGCAGCTCACAGCAGATCTGCAGCAGCTCACAGCAGTTCTGCAGCAGCTCACAGCAGATCTGCAGCAGCTCACAACAATTCTGCAGCAGCTCACAGCAATTCTGCAACAGCTCACAGCAGTTCTGCAGCAGCTCACAGCAATTCTACAGCAGCTGTCAGCAATTCTGCAGCAGCTCACTGCAATTTTGCAGCAGCTCACAGCAGATCTGCAGCAGCTCACAGCAGTTCTGCAGCAGCTCACAGCAATTCTGCAGCAGCTCACAACAGTACTTCTCTTCCTTGTACCTCCCGTCTAGCCACCATTTCCCGCCTTTAC CTCACAGCAGTTCTGCAGCAGCTCACAGCAGTTCTGCAGCAGATCACAGCAGTTCTGCAGCAGATCACAGCAGTTCTGCAGCAGATCACAGCAGTTCTGCATCAGGTCACAGCAGTTCTGCATCAGGTCACAGCAGTCTTCTGCAGCAGCTCACAGCAATTCTGCAGCAGCTCACAGCAGTTCTGCAGCAGCTCACAGCAGTTCTGCAGCAGCTCACAACAATTCTGCAGCAGCTCACAGCAATTCTGCAACAGCTCACAGCAGTTCTGCAGCAGCTCACAGCAATTCTGCAGCAGCTCACAGCAGTTCTGCAGCATCTCACAGCAATTCTGCAGCAGCTCACAGCAGTTACTGCAGCAGCTCACAACAATTCTGCAGCATCTCACAGCAGTTCTGCAGCAGCTCACAGCAATTCTGCAGCAGCTCACAGAAGTTCTGCAGCAGCTGACAGCAATTCTGCGCAGCGTACAACAATTCTGCATTAGCTCACATGCAGTTCTGCAGCAGCTTACAGCAATTCTGCAGCAGATCACAGCAGTTCTGCAGCAGCTCACAACAATTCTGCAGCATCTCACAGCAGTTCTGCAGCTGACAGCAGTTCTGCAGCAGCTTACAGCAATTCTGCAGCAGCTTACAGCAATTCTGCAGCAGCTTACAGCAATTCTGCAGCAGCTTACAGAAGTTCTGCAGCAGCTCACAGCAATTATGTAG